Proteins from one Desulfuribacillus alkaliarsenatis genomic window:
- a CDS encoding GyrI-like domain-containing protein: MTNKKIDYKKEYKELYLPKNKPMLIEVPSMDFIMVDGTGDPNNNPEFEHAVEVLYGLSYTIKMSHKKGQQPPGYYEYVVPPLEGLWWIEEGTFCLTERDNWKWTVMIRQPEFVNEEVFQWACKELEKKKPELKLELARFESFAEGLSVQMMHIGPYSTEPETVEIMTEYIKQQGLIDCVGIEGGKHHEIYISDPRKSKPESMKTVLRHPVKRARG; this comes from the coding sequence ATGACAAACAAAAAAATAGATTATAAAAAAGAGTATAAAGAACTATACTTACCAAAGAACAAACCGATGCTAATTGAAGTGCCGTCTATGGATTTCATTATGGTTGACGGCACGGGAGATCCAAACAACAACCCAGAATTCGAGCATGCAGTAGAAGTGCTTTACGGTCTGTCTTATACAATAAAAATGAGTCACAAGAAAGGACAACAGCCTCCAGGGTATTATGAGTATGTAGTTCCGCCGCTTGAAGGTTTATGGTGGATTGAGGAAGGGACATTTTGTTTGACAGAACGGGACAATTGGAAGTGGACAGTGATGATTAGACAACCTGAATTCGTCAATGAAGAAGTCTTTCAATGGGCATGCAAAGAATTAGAAAAGAAAAAACCTGAATTAAAACTAGAATTAGCGCGATTTGAATCCTTTGCAGAAGGACTCAGCGTTCAGATGATGCATATAGGTCCATACTCTACGGAGCCAGAAACGGTGGAGATTATGACTGAATATATCAAGCAGCAGGGGCTTATCGACTGCGTTGGTATTGAGGGTGGCAAGCACCATGAAATCTATATTTCTGATCCAAGAAAGAGCAAACCAGAGTCAATGAAAACTGTACTGCGCCATCCAGTGAAACGGGCAAGGGGTTAA